The following proteins come from a genomic window of Flavobacterium eburneipallidum:
- a CDS encoding SDR family oxidoreductase, whose product MITSIKKVALITEAATGIGRAIAIRLAKDGIAIAVNYIGDSKPADAVVNEITEAGGIAVAFHANVGVVSEISSLFDAVIQEFGGIDIVVANAGIAIMGIPIADVTEADFDRINAVNYKGTYFVLQQAAKHVKNGGRIIQISSSSSLYPAAGLGIYSPSKAAGKVVAEILSQELGHRQISVNSVFPGPTRTPLMEKEISKEEMERISQAMNLGRMGEPEDIAGVVAFLASPEGAWINGQQIIANGGGRI is encoded by the coding sequence ATGATAACATCAATCAAAAAAGTAGCTTTGATAACAGAAGCTGCAACAGGTATCGGTCGTGCTATTGCCATTCGGTTGGCGAAAGACGGAATTGCTATAGCGGTGAATTACATTGGAGATTCTAAACCAGCCGATGCCGTTGTAAATGAAATTACTGAAGCTGGTGGAATTGCAGTAGCATTTCACGCCAATGTGGGTGTAGTATCAGAAATAAGTAGCCTTTTTGACGCTGTGATTCAAGAATTTGGCGGAATCGATATTGTTGTAGCCAATGCAGGAATAGCTATTATGGGGATTCCTATTGCAGATGTTACGGAAGCCGACTTTGACCGAATCAATGCGGTAAATTACAAAGGAACTTATTTTGTCTTGCAACAAGCAGCCAAACACGTTAAAAATGGCGGACGCATTATTCAAATTTCTTCATCGAGTTCACTTTATCCAGCAGCGGGTCTAGGTATTTATTCTCCCAGTAAAGCAGCTGGAAAAGTAGTTGCCGAAATCTTATCACAAGAACTGGGTCATCGCCAAATATCCGTAAACAGCGTTTTTCCAGGACCAACCAGAACTCCTTTGATGGAAAAAGAAATTTCAAAAGAAGAAATGGAAAGAATTTCTCAAGCTATGAATTTAGGAAGAATGGGAGAACCAGAAGACATTGCTGGTGTAGTGGCATTTCTAGCAAGTCCTGAAGGAGCTTGGATAAACGGACAACAAATCATTGCAAATGGCGGTGGTAGAATATAA
- a CDS encoding Atu2307/SP_0267 family LLM class monooxygenase: MEIGIDSFASGTIQKAVDGADILEDLLTRIEQADQAGLSVFGIGEHHRREFFDSAPAVILAAAAARTKQIRLTSAVTVLSAADPVRVFQEFATLDLISRGRTELVVGRGSFTESFPLFGFNLQDYDALFLEKLELLIQIQNNEKVTWSGKFRAPLHNQSIYPRPFQDTLPLWIGVGGTPASFVRAGTLGIPLMIAIIGGETRRFRGLVDMYREAGRQAGHSPEKLKVGVHSLGYVATSKSKALSDYYPGYAETFTRMGKERGWPPITPAHFDAQVGKNGALLVGEPDEIADKIMRFSEDLGGASRFTFQMDNAGLTHSQLMESIELIGSKVIPIINT; encoded by the coding sequence ATGGAAATAGGAATAGACAGTTTTGCATCCGGCACAATTCAAAAAGCCGTTGATGGCGCAGATATTCTCGAAGATTTATTAACCCGAATAGAACAGGCGGATCAGGCAGGTTTGTCAGTATTTGGTATTGGCGAGCATCATCGTCGTGAGTTTTTCGATTCAGCACCAGCCGTAATTTTGGCAGCCGCTGCCGCTAGAACAAAACAGATTAGACTAACCAGTGCAGTAACTGTTTTGAGTGCTGCCGATCCAGTGCGGGTTTTTCAGGAGTTTGCCACGCTTGACCTTATTTCGAGAGGGAGAACAGAATTAGTAGTAGGACGTGGCTCATTTACAGAATCATTTCCTTTATTCGGATTCAATCTTCAGGATTATGATGCACTTTTCTTGGAAAAATTGGAATTACTAATCCAAATTCAAAATAATGAAAAGGTCACTTGGTCAGGAAAGTTCAGAGCTCCTTTACACAATCAATCTATATATCCAAGACCGTTCCAAGATACATTGCCTTTATGGATTGGTGTTGGCGGTACTCCAGCATCCTTTGTAAGAGCGGGTACGTTAGGAATACCACTTATGATTGCAATAATTGGGGGCGAAACAAGACGATTTAGAGGATTGGTAGATATGTATCGAGAAGCAGGAAGACAAGCAGGACATTCGCCAGAAAAATTAAAAGTTGGTGTACATTCTTTAGGTTATGTAGCCACTAGCAAAAGCAAGGCATTGTCTGATTATTATCCTGGTTATGCCGAAACCTTTACCCGAATGGGAAAAGAAAGAGGCTGGCCACCAATTACTCCAGCCCATTTTGATGCTCAAGTAGGCAAGAATGGTGCATTATTAGTTGGCGAACCCGATGAAATAGCCGATAAAATAATGCGATTCAGTGAAGATTTAGGAGGTGCTTCCAGATTTACTTTCCAAATGGACAATGCGGGTTTAACACATTCACAATTAATGGAATCCATTGAATTAATTGGAAGTAAAGTTATTCCCATAATTAATACTTAA
- a CDS encoding IS1595 family transposase: protein MNLKQLHKDFGTQKKCVAYLEKIRWGKNPVCANCESSNVTKRKDGMRWHCNSCRKDYSVIMGTIFEGTRLPLPQFFQAMFIMNNAKMGISASEISRAVGIKYNTAWYVCHRVRCAMINNELRLEGVVEFDEAYMGGKARNRKKPINEANLARITSTRGRGTSKIPVVGAVEKKGKVYVKIIEKLTSRNLLAMLKKVVKTNETIVITDDFRSYKAFDDEVEHITIKHSEGYGKGMRTINTIEGFWSIIKNGIKGSFRSVSKKYLPFYLAEFSYKYNNRHLQKDAFLQLLKNAVVEEKHFNNYKPIGNPRDIVYNQ, encoded by the coding sequence ATGAACTTAAAGCAATTACATAAGGACTTTGGAACACAAAAAAAGTGTGTTGCCTATCTTGAAAAAATAAGATGGGGCAAGAATCCTGTTTGTGCTAATTGTGAATCGTCAAACGTTACTAAACGTAAAGATGGTATGCGTTGGCATTGTAACAGTTGCAGGAAAGACTACAGCGTGATTATGGGAACGATATTCGAGGGAACACGTTTACCTTTACCACAGTTCTTTCAAGCAATGTTTATAATGAATAACGCTAAAATGGGAATATCTGCATCTGAAATTTCAAGAGCAGTAGGAATCAAATATAATACGGCTTGGTATGTTTGCCATAGAGTAAGATGCGCAATGATTAACAACGAATTAAGATTAGAGGGAGTTGTCGAATTTGACGAAGCATATATGGGTGGAAAAGCAAGAAACAGAAAGAAACCCATAAACGAAGCAAATTTAGCAAGGATAACATCCACAAGAGGTCGAGGCACGTCTAAAATACCAGTAGTCGGGGCAGTCGAAAAGAAAGGTAAAGTATATGTGAAAATTATTGAGAAACTAACTTCAAGAAATTTGTTGGCAATGCTTAAAAAAGTAGTTAAGACAAATGAAACGATAGTTATTACAGATGATTTTAGAAGCTACAAAGCATTTGATGACGAAGTAGAACATATTACTATAAAACATAGTGAGGGTTACGGTAAAGGAATGAGAACGATAAATACAATTGAGGGGTTTTGGAGCATAATCAAAAACGGAATCAAAGGTAGTTTCAGGAGTGTAAGCAAAAAGTACCTACCATTTTATCTTGCCGAGTTCTCATACAAGTACAATAACCGTCATTTACAGAAAGATGCTTTCCTGCAACTGCTTAAAAATGCGGTAGTTGAAGAAAAACATTTCAATAATTATAAACCTATCGGAAATCCGAGGGATATAGTTTATAATCAATAA